The following proteins come from a genomic window of Aspergillus oryzae RIB40 DNA, chromosome 4:
- a CDS encoding U4/U6-U5 snRNP complex subunit PRP3 (putative u4/u6 small nuclear ribonucleoprotein), producing MADLSGNMLKRPHPEDEDNNTQKRSRSNNGSPLPGQGAPASEDDGSSKGRGGLDVGLHPALLSDTVEFRGAKGRQSTQSKNRRTESPVTSGRPDRAGLDLSGPSLEEIRNNPYYDPSLGPKATIAKPRQSRQLIFNQKGKYIQQGAALRRQAQLEAMKKRIAERARQAGIDEDLDIEKAFLVPAPPAIEWWDEGLVDGEDYSGIEDERNLKIDTPDTIVTQYVQHPVLLDPPQDKHMPEQKPMYLTPKEQAKIRRQRRMADLKEQQAKIRLGLEPAPPPKVKKSNLMRVLGEQAVKDPTAVEARVTREIAERRNKHEEANEERKLTKEERREKLARQQEKDAEKGILMSVYRIDSLANGRNRFKVSKNAEQNALTGVVVMHPKFNLVIVEGGSHSINNYRKLMLNRIDWTENAGPNAVREGNREAQVAWLAAEDEQTGDLKDLSSNTCSLLWEGQVKTRAFRKWLGARVCETDSQAKDVLARAKLENFWALGKSAKQSESWS from the exons ATGGCGGACCTGTCAGGCAACATGCTGAAGCGACCTCACCCCGAGGACGAAGACAATAACACACAGAAAAGATCACGTTCCAACAATGGATCCCCATTACCTGGGCAAGGGGCTCCAGCCTCTG aagacgatggctcGTCGAAGGGTCGGGGTGGTCTGGATGTCGGCCTTCATCCGGCTCTGCTGTCGGACACTGTTGAGTTTCGCGGTGCCAAGGGAAGACAGTCTACGCAATCGAAAAACCGTCGAACAGAATCTCCGGTCACCAGTGGGAGGCCGGATCGAGCAGGGCTCGATCTTTCCGGTCCTTCTTTGGAGGAAATCAGAAACAATCCCTATTATGACCCTAGCCTCGGTCCGAAAGCTACGATTGCAAAGCCACGACAGTCGCGACAACTTATTTTTAACCAAAAGGGTAAATACATACAGCAGGGCGCTGCTCTGCGTCGGCAGGCTCAAttggaggcgatgaagaaaCGCATTGCCGAGCGAGCACGACAGGCTGGTATCGAtgaagatctggatatcGAAAAGGCCTTTCTTGTTCCAGCTCCACCAGCAATTGAATGGTGGGATGAAGGACTGGTGGACGGGGAGGACTATTCCGGCATCGAAGACGAACGGAATCTAAAGATCGATACACCGGACACCATAGTGACTCAATACGTTCAGCACCCAGTTCTTCTCGACCCTCCACAAGATAAGCATATGCCAGAGCAGAAACCTATGTATCTTACACCTAAGGAACAGGCTAAGATTCGTCGCCAGCGGCGAATGGCCGATTTGAAGGAGCAACAAGCAAAGATCCGACTAGGACTTGAGCCAGCTCCTCCCCCGAAAGTCAAAAAGTCGAACCTCATGCGGGTGCTGGGTGAACAAGCCGTTAAGGACCCTACCGCTGTTGAAGCGCGCGTAACGCGAGAGATCGCAGAGCGTCGTAATAAGCATGAGGAAGCCAATGAAGAGCGTAAGCTGACAAAAGAAGAGCGGCGAGAGAAGCTGGCTAggcaacaagagaaagatgcCGAAAAAGGAATTCTCATGTCAGTCTACCGCATCGACAGTCTTGCGAACGGGCGGAATCGCTTCAAAGTCAGCAAGAATGCCGAACAGAATGCTCTTACTGGGGTCGTTGTCATGCACCCTAAATTCAATCTTGTGATTGTTGAGGGTGGCTCCCACTCTATCAACAACTACAGGAAGCTTATGCTGAACCGGATAGACTGGACAGAGAACGCAGGTCCAAATGCTGTGCGGGAAGGCAACAGGGAGGCCCAGGTGGCATGGcttgctgctgaagatgagcaAACGGGTGATCTGAAAGATCTTAGCTCTAACACATGCAGCCTCTTGTGGGAAGGTCAAGTCAAGACTCGAGCTTTCCGCAAATGGTTGGGGGCACGAGTGTGTGAAACAGATTCTCAAGCGAAAGACGTCTTGGCTCGAGCAAAGCTGGAGAACTTCTGGGCTCTGGGGAAGAGCGCAAAGCAGAGCGAGTCATGGTCATGA